One stretch of Methyloversatilis sp. RAC08 DNA includes these proteins:
- a CDS encoding FHA domain-containing protein yields the protein MPTSPPRTRECAVLFADLVGSTQLYERMGDTAAFALIDRCLRTMCDSVIGSSGTVIKMTGDGLLAVFRACDHAAETTLAIHRDIDGLPLAKHFSLGVRTGFHFGPVVESGNDIFGESVNIAARLSELASHGRAIVSTEAAVRLSEHWQPKIRPLPPRVVKGVARSVELCEMRCEHSDHVTQIGGLTMSSGRVEMRVYHGGRVWLLGDEQPRLRMGRDTDVDIGIKDARASRQHCDLEFRRDRFVLTDRSSNGTFVTIEGRQEFALTREEVVIDGHGWLAFGSPRSAASDVVEFFCLG from the coding sequence ATGCCGACCAGCCCGCCCCGTACCCGTGAATGTGCCGTGCTGTTTGCCGATCTGGTCGGCAGCACGCAGCTTTACGAACGCATGGGTGACACGGCGGCGTTCGCGCTGATCGACCGCTGTCTGCGCACCATGTGCGATTCGGTGATCGGCAGTTCGGGCACCGTCATAAAGATGACCGGCGATGGCCTGCTGGCGGTTTTCCGCGCCTGCGACCACGCGGCTGAAACGACGCTGGCCATCCACCGCGACATCGATGGTCTGCCGCTGGCCAAGCACTTTTCACTCGGCGTGCGCACCGGCTTCCACTTCGGCCCGGTGGTCGAATCGGGCAACGACATCTTCGGCGAGTCGGTGAACATCGCAGCGCGGCTGTCGGAGCTGGCCAGCCATGGCCGCGCCATCGTGTCGACCGAAGCCGCCGTGAGGCTGAGCGAACACTGGCAGCCGAAGATCCGCCCGCTGCCGCCGCGCGTCGTCAAGGGTGTCGCGCGCTCGGTCGAACTGTGCGAAATGCGCTGCGAACATTCCGACCACGTCACGCAGATCGGCGGCCTGACGATGAGCAGCGGCCGGGTCGAAATGCGCGTCTATCACGGCGGTCGCGTCTGGCTGCTCGGCGATGAACAGCCGCGCCTGCGCATGGGGCGCGACACCGATGTCGACATCGGCATCAAGGACGCCCGCGCGTCGCGCCAGCACTGCGACCTCGAATTCCGGCGCGACCGTTTCGTGCTGACCGACCGCTCGAGCAACGGCACCTTCGTCACCATCGAAGGCCGGCAGGAATTCGCGCTGACCCGCGAAGAAGTCGTCATCGACGGCCACGGCTGGCTGGCTTTCGGCTCGCCACGCAGCGCCGCGAGCGACGTGGTCGAGTTCTTCTGCCTCGGCTGA
- a CDS encoding DUF2846 domain-containing protein yields MNRLYTLTALVLTLVLGACASVPMGDATRDTTLKTFAPPRAEKAGIYIYRNESMGAAVKMDLQVDGKHIGQTASKTYFFVEVPPGKHTVTSIAENTDVLSIDTVAGKLYYVWQEVKMGVLYARTRLHMATEEDGRKGVLESKLANGVQPEF; encoded by the coding sequence GTGAACAGACTTTACACACTGACTGCACTCGTCCTGACGCTCGTACTGGGCGCATGCGCCTCGGTTCCGATGGGTGACGCGACCCGCGACACCACGCTGAAAACCTTCGCGCCGCCGCGAGCGGAAAAGGCCGGCATCTACATCTATCGCAACGAGAGCATGGGTGCGGCTGTGAAAATGGATCTGCAGGTCGATGGCAAGCACATCGGCCAGACAGCGTCGAAGACCTACTTTTTTGTCGAAGTGCCGCCCGGCAAGCACACGGTGACCTCGATTGCCGAGAATACGGATGTCCTCTCGATCGATACCGTCGCAGGCAAGCTCTACTACGTCTGGCAGGAAGTGAAGATGGGCGTGCTGTACGCACGCACCCGTCTGCACATGGCCACCGAGGAAGACGGTCGCAAGGGCGTGCTCGAGTCGAAACTGGCGAACGGCGTTCAGCCCGAGTTCTGA
- a CDS encoding trans-sulfuration enzyme family protein, producing MSSDSNIRLATRAIHGHTADDAYGSPYPPIYNTTTFGFDSTADLLDVIDGRTRGGLYTRYGLNPTIQALEETLAGLESAEAAWVFSSGMAALSALFLTHGRDGIVCVGDAYGGTLELLEQQLPGLGLRTHCLLGNESDKLDALLADGVKLVFFETPTNPTLDIVDIRATVGKAHAHGALVAIDNTFASPVNQRPLELGADLVMHSATKYLGGHSDLTAGVLMGSKALLEPVWAWRKNLGTVPSPETAALLSRSLRTLVVRVRQHNANAQAVAEAMARHPKIARVHYPGLPDAPGHALAKAQMDGFGGMLSIVVRGDGTDATRVADRLRLIRLAPSLGGVESLVTQPCTTTHHGLTPDARARRGIPDAMLRLSIGIEDADDLIADLQQALGDA from the coding sequence ATGTCCAGCGACAGCAATATCCGTCTCGCCACCCGCGCAATCCACGGCCATACCGCCGACGACGCCTACGGCAGCCCGTATCCGCCGATCTACAACACGACCACCTTCGGCTTCGACTCGACCGCCGATCTGCTCGACGTGATCGACGGCCGCACGCGCGGCGGGCTATACACGCGGTACGGACTGAACCCGACCATCCAGGCGCTGGAAGAGACGCTCGCCGGCCTCGAATCGGCCGAGGCGGCGTGGGTGTTTTCGTCCGGCATGGCGGCGCTGAGCGCGCTGTTCCTGACACACGGCCGCGACGGCATCGTCTGCGTCGGTGACGCCTATGGCGGCACGCTGGAACTGCTGGAGCAGCAGCTGCCCGGCCTCGGACTGCGCACGCATTGCCTCCTCGGCAACGAATCGGACAAGCTGGACGCCCTGCTGGCCGACGGCGTGAAGCTGGTGTTCTTCGAAACGCCGACCAATCCGACGCTGGACATCGTCGATATCCGCGCCACGGTCGGCAAGGCGCATGCGCACGGCGCGCTGGTCGCCATCGACAACACCTTCGCCTCGCCGGTGAACCAGCGTCCGCTGGAACTGGGCGCGGACCTCGTAATGCACAGCGCGACCAAATATCTGGGCGGTCACAGCGATCTCACCGCCGGCGTCCTGATGGGCAGCAAGGCGCTGCTCGAACCGGTGTGGGCCTGGCGCAAGAATCTCGGCACCGTGCCGTCACCGGAAACCGCCGCGTTGCTGTCGCGCAGCCTGCGCACGCTGGTCGTGCGTGTGCGTCAGCACAATGCCAATGCGCAGGCGGTGGCCGAGGCGATGGCTCGTCACCCGAAGATCGCGCGCGTGCATTACCCGGGCCTGCCTGATGCGCCGGGCCACGCGCTCGCAAAAGCGCAGATGGATGGCTTCGGCGGCATGCTGAGCATCGTCGTGCGCGGCGATGGCACAGACGCCACCCGCGTCGCCGACCGGCTGCGCCTGATCAGGCTGGCGCCGAGCCTGGGCGGTGTCGAAAGCCTGGTCACCCAGCCCTGCACCACCACCCATCACGGCCTCACGCCGGACGCGCGCGCGCGGCGCGGCATTCCGGACGCGATGCTCCGGCTGTCCATCGGCATCGAAGACGCCGATGACCTGATCGCGGATCTTCAGCAGGCACTGGGCGACGCCTAG
- a CDS encoding cryptochrome/deoxyribodipyrimidine photo-lyase family protein, translating to MQVVWFKRDLRITDHAPLRAAALAGPVLALYIYEDELLGAPDADARHLGFLNEALDDLDAGLHGIGLRLLRLRGALPEVFDALHRRQRIDILWSHEETGNASSFARDRAVAAWCREQGVPWREFPNGAVVRRLRDRDDWSAHWMSVMRPAPAGPPPRITPARLAGIMSVVPPDAAALGLPSRDIEGRQRAGRASALHELDRFLDERVLRYRRGMSSPLSAGDDCSRLSPHLALGIVSLREAVHAVWRARSSWLAHAHVPQGAAALAGLKSFESRLHWHCHFMQKLESEPGIEFRPVNRLYEGLREADFSAARHAAWCRGETGYPFIDACMRSLHATGWINFRMRAMLIAFSSYQLWNHWREPALHLARLFTDYEPGIHYPQVQMQSGVTGINTLRIYNPVKQQIDQDPKGIFVRRWLPELARVPLELLAEPWRMTPDEQMRAGCLIGRDYPAPVVEHLAAARAARDAVWAVRRLPEAAAEARRVFVQHGSRNPDREGVKRRRKAKADDGGQMGFGF from the coding sequence ATGCAGGTCGTCTGGTTCAAGCGCGACCTGCGCATCACCGATCACGCGCCGCTGCGCGCTGCGGCGCTGGCGGGCCCGGTGCTCGCCCTGTACATCTATGAGGATGAACTGCTGGGCGCACCCGATGCAGACGCCCGCCATCTTGGTTTTCTGAACGAAGCACTCGATGACCTCGACGCGGGGCTCCATGGGATCGGTCTGCGTCTGCTGCGGCTGCGCGGCGCGCTGCCCGAGGTATTCGATGCGCTGCATCGCCGGCAGCGCATCGACATCCTGTGGAGCCACGAAGAAACCGGCAATGCGTCAAGCTTTGCCAGGGACCGCGCGGTGGCTGCGTGGTGCCGTGAGCAGGGTGTTCCGTGGCGCGAGTTTCCGAATGGTGCGGTGGTCCGGCGCCTGCGCGATCGCGACGATTGGTCGGCGCACTGGATGTCGGTCATGCGCCCGGCACCGGCCGGTCCACCGCCGCGCATCACGCCGGCGAGGCTGGCCGGCATCATGAGTGTGGTGCCACCGGATGCTGCGGCCCTGGGTCTTCCGTCGCGCGATATCGAAGGTCGGCAGCGCGCGGGCAGGGCGTCTGCGCTGCATGAACTCGATCGCTTTCTCGATGAACGCGTGCTGCGCTACCGGAGAGGCATGTCCAGCCCGCTGTCGGCCGGTGACGACTGCTCGCGCCTGTCGCCGCATCTGGCACTGGGCATCGTGTCGCTGCGCGAGGCGGTGCACGCGGTGTGGCGTGCGCGTTCCAGTTGGCTGGCGCATGCACACGTTCCGCAGGGCGCCGCGGCGCTGGCCGGGCTGAAATCGTTCGAAAGCCGGCTGCACTGGCACTGTCACTTCATGCAGAAGCTGGAATCCGAGCCGGGCATCGAATTCCGCCCGGTGAATCGTCTGTACGAAGGGCTGCGCGAGGCGGACTTTTCGGCGGCCCGCCACGCTGCCTGGTGCCGCGGCGAAACCGGCTATCCCTTCATCGACGCCTGCATGCGCTCGCTCCATGCCACCGGCTGGATCAATTTCCGCATGCGCGCCATGCTGATCGCGTTTTCGTCCTATCAGCTGTGGAACCACTGGCGCGAGCCGGCACTGCATCTGGCGCGTCTGTTCACCGACTACGAGCCGGGCATCCACTACCCGCAGGTGCAGATGCAGTCCGGCGTGACCGGCATCAACACCCTGCGCATCTACAACCCGGTCAAGCAGCAGATCGATCAGGACCCGAAAGGCATTTTCGTTCGCCGCTGGCTGCCCGAACTGGCGCGCGTGCCGCTCGAATTGCTGGCCGAACCGTGGCGCATGACGCCGGACGAGCAGATGCGGGCCGGTTGCCTGATCGGTCGCGACTATCCGGCGCCGGTGGTCGAGCACCTCGCTGCCGCCCGCGCGGCGCGCGATGCGGTGTGGGCGGTTCGCCGCCTGCCGGAGGCGGCTGCCGAAGCACGCCGCGTATTCGTGCAGCACGGCAGCCGCAACCCCGACCGAGAAGGTGTGAAGCGCCGTCGCAAGGCGAAGGCCGATGACGGTGGGCAGATGGGCTTCGGGTTCTAG
- a CDS encoding DUF3429 domain-containing protein, whose amino-acid sequence MNTVLSPLARAPARVLGLAGLIPFVGLTVAMYVDAAPRGWVALAQLAYAATIVSFIGALHWGLAMRDATLDRAALWQALGWGVLPSLLAWLALLAPLGTGFWLLCAAVPACWWMDARLARTLTLEPWYLQLRTLLSVIVTICLAASALALP is encoded by the coding sequence ATGAATACGGTTCTGAGTCCGCTGGCGCGCGCGCCGGCCCGTGTGCTCGGTCTGGCCGGGCTGATCCCGTTCGTCGGCCTGACGGTCGCGATGTATGTCGACGCCGCGCCACGCGGCTGGGTGGCGCTGGCGCAACTGGCCTATGCGGCCACCATCGTCAGCTTCATCGGTGCGCTGCACTGGGGGCTGGCGATGCGCGACGCCACGCTCGACCGCGCCGCACTGTGGCAGGCGCTCGGCTGGGGCGTGCTGCCGTCGCTGCTGGCCTGGCTGGCGCTGCTTGCGCCGCTCGGCACCGGGTTCTGGCTGCTGTGCGCTGCCGTACCCGCCTGCTGGTGGATGGACGCGCGGCTCGCGCGCACGCTGACGCTCGAACCCTGGTACCTGCAATTGCGCACGCTGCTCAGCGTCATCGTCACGATCTGCCTCGCTGCGTCGGCGCTGGCGCTGCCCTGA